Proteins from one Pleurocapsa minor HA4230-MV1 genomic window:
- a CDS encoding tetratricopeptide repeat protein, giving the protein MIRGESSFKKIKIHLGRGEWEQVIEICQQAIATDPDGIDFYPYLARAYAQQGKFAPAISAYRKTLGTRINQAEIYAELGLLHSKQQDPRQAVWHYKQALKLQPYWAELQYNLAVVLHQMGNWQEAIAAYNQTIKINPDYEAAYFNLGVLYDQKGELDAAIAAYQQVITIQPDLVQAYSNLGSTYARQQEYSKAIATLRKGIALDPTWVTLHNNLGQVYWFNSQPELALTSFETAIILSPKMALAHHNLGRLWQQQGNYAEASRCFQHVLQLEPQNVLAHSSYAEVQQKMGNLASTLESWQRIIELEPDFVNAYCQGKLTSSPEDLLEIAKLACARLLQALKSGQQEEAYHHLWRTYGYMGDVLFEFGGIKQAESYYQRALQLQPEDIELYLKLGNCLARQRRLNAAVIVYHQGLALQPNQPQICFQLGKVLEKTQQAEQAINYYERVLSDRQQDDWKQLPKLFPTEDNLASLPTQIYHHTQDWVRDSNLKDFDYVQVLWSQAPVVQNKTKIVRQPEAIKIKPGDTSYPDCGGVNCNSCMTKLIAQFKPLQIGQNAYQCSLEQAPKIDSGLPFVVTIPNGRAWVAPQKNSWVICYAMAVITPDNYLLGDLSRNYPWFLPGCPYQERAEHSIFEQENIAPVEKITGRVALLSSLAGHVYYHWMFDILPRLELLRRSELKFKEIDWFVVNSLSKPYQQETLDLMGIAQDKIIESDRHSHIQASELIVPSFPGYLDWVPEGTIKFLRETFLPQINSNQNNQNYSKIYVSRARAKNRRLVNEIEVSQLLTKLGFVTVFLEEMSFLEQVKTFASAKMIVSPHGSGLTNLVFCSPHTQVVELFSPNYIRTDYWMISQQLDLQHYYIVGQNFSCSSLRNLMYQNALTEDIFVSIDALKLVLQHC; this is encoded by the coding sequence ATGATAAGAGGCGAATCCTCATTCAAGAAGATTAAAATTCATTTAGGGCGAGGAGAATGGGAGCAGGTTATTGAGATCTGTCAGCAGGCGATCGCCACCGATCCCGATGGAATTGATTTTTATCCCTATCTTGCTAGAGCTTATGCTCAACAGGGTAAATTTGCCCCAGCTATTAGTGCTTATCGAAAAACTCTCGGTACGAGAATTAACCAGGCAGAAATTTATGCAGAATTAGGTTTACTTCATAGTAAGCAGCAAGATCCTCGACAGGCAGTATGGCATTACAAACAGGCTTTAAAGCTGCAACCTTATTGGGCGGAATTACAGTACAACTTGGCGGTTGTGCTACATCAGATGGGCAATTGGCAGGAGGCGATCGCTGCCTACAATCAAACAATTAAAATCAATCCTGATTATGAAGCAGCATACTTCAATTTAGGAGTACTTTACGATCAAAAAGGAGAACTAGATGCGGCGATCGCTGCCTATCAGCAGGTAATTACTATTCAGCCTGATTTAGTCCAAGCTTATAGTAATTTAGGGAGTACTTACGCTCGCCAACAAGAATATTCTAAGGCGATCGCTACCTTGAGAAAAGGAATTGCTTTAGATCCCACTTGGGTTACTTTACACAATAATTTGGGTCAAGTGTATTGGTTTAATTCTCAACCAGAACTTGCTCTAACTAGTTTTGAAACAGCGATCATTTTGTCGCCAAAAATGGCTTTGGCACATCATAATTTAGGTCGTCTTTGGCAGCAACAGGGTAACTATGCTGAAGCTTCTCGCTGTTTTCAGCATGTACTTCAGCTTGAGCCTCAGAATGTTTTAGCTCATAGTAGTTATGCCGAAGTGCAGCAAAAAATGGGCAATCTAGCATCGACTTTAGAATCCTGGCAAAGAATAATTGAGCTAGAACCAGATTTTGTTAATGCTTATTGTCAAGGAAAACTAACCAGCAGTCCCGAAGATCTGTTGGAAATTGCCAAATTAGCCTGCGCTCGCTTGCTTCAAGCCTTAAAATCAGGACAACAAGAGGAAGCTTATCATCATCTTTGGCGAACCTATGGTTACATGGGAGATGTATTATTTGAGTTTGGGGGAATTAAGCAGGCAGAAAGTTATTATCAGCGTGCTTTACAACTTCAACCAGAGGATATAGAACTATATCTTAAGTTGGGAAACTGCCTGGCTCGACAGCGGAGACTAAATGCTGCTGTGATTGTTTACCATCAAGGTTTGGCTCTGCAACCAAATCAGCCTCAGATTTGTTTTCAACTGGGTAAAGTTTTGGAAAAAACTCAGCAGGCAGAACAAGCGATTAATTATTATGAAAGGGTCTTAAGCGATCGCCAGCAAGATGACTGGAAGCAGTTACCTAAATTATTCCCCACCGAAGATAATCTAGCATCGTTACCGACTCAAATTTATCATCACACTCAAGACTGGGTGCGAGACAGTAACTTAAAAGATTTTGATTATGTGCAGGTATTGTGGTCACAAGCGCCAGTAGTTCAGAATAAAACAAAAATAGTTAGGCAGCCAGAAGCAATCAAAATTAAGCCTGGGGATACATCCTACCCAGATTGTGGTGGAGTCAACTGTAACAGTTGTATGACTAAGCTAATCGCTCAGTTTAAGCCACTTCAAATAGGTCAAAATGCTTACCAATGTTCCCTAGAACAAGCTCCTAAAATTGACTCAGGATTGCCTTTTGTAGTAACAATTCCCAATGGTAGAGCTTGGGTAGCGCCACAAAAAAACTCTTGGGTAATTTGTTATGCGATGGCAGTCATTACACCAGATAACTATCTCTTGGGAGATTTATCCAGAAACTATCCTTGGTTTTTGCCTGGATGTCCTTATCAAGAACGAGCCGAACATAGCATTTTTGAACAAGAAAATATTGCTCCTGTCGAAAAAATTACAGGCAGAGTGGCTTTATTATCGAGCTTGGCGGGTCATGTTTACTATCATTGGATGTTTGATATTTTGCCGCGATTAGAGCTGTTAAGGCGCAGTGAACTCAAATTCAAAGAAATCGATTGGTTTGTGGTCAATAGTTTGAGCAAACCCTATCAGCAAGAAACTTTGGATCTAATGGGAATTGCCCAGGATAAGATTATTGAAAGCGATCGCCACAGTCATATTCAAGCTAGCGAGCTAATTGTACCTTCTTTCCCTGGTTACCTAGACTGGGTTCCTGAAGGAACAATTAAGTTTCTCAGAGAAACCTTTTTGCCCCAAATTAATTCAAACCAGAATAATCAAAATTATTCTAAAATCTATGTTAGTCGAGCTAGGGCTAAAAATAGGCGGTTGGTTAACGAGATAGAAGTCAGTCAGTTACTCACTAAATTAGGTTTTGTGACGGTGTTTCTTGAAGAAATGTCTTTTTTAGAGCAGGTAAAGACCTTTGCTAGTGCCAAGATGATTGTCTCTCCTCATGGTTCGGGGCTAACTAACCTAGTTTTTTGTTCTCCTCATACTCAAGTAGTTGAGCTTTTTTCGCCTAACTATATCAGAACAGACTACTGGATGATTAGCCAACAACTAGACTTACAACACTATTACATAGTGGGACAAAACTTTAGCTGTTCGTCTCTCCGTAATTTAATGTATCAGAATGCACTAACTGAAGATATTTTTGTTAGTATTGATGCGCTTAAATTAGTTTTGCAGCATTGTTAG
- a CDS encoding carbohydrate kinase: MNHKAIANRPAKVICLGEILFDCLADELGKSASEVTSWTSYPGGAPANVASALTKLGTSSAFIGCVGQDEAGKELVQLLQSIGVDVSGVQYTKQAPTRQVYVTRTVEGDRTFAGFGNQPADCFADAYLQGDLLPTELFLAAEYLVIGTLELAYPNSRAAVFRALELAEEYHLKIVLDVNWRSMFWLNEEEALPLIEQLWSYVDFLKLAEEEARWLFETADAGAIFYRLASVEGVLVSNGAAQVSYCLAENEGKVSPFPVQVQDTTGAGDAFLAGFIHQLCQRGIQELSNPQVAQDVVKYACAVGGLTATKSGAIAAQPSPELVQALLEKF; encoded by the coding sequence TTGAACCATAAAGCGATCGCCAATCGCCCTGCTAAAGTTATTTGCTTGGGGGAAATATTATTTGATTGTCTTGCTGATGAATTAGGCAAATCTGCATCAGAAGTTACATCGTGGACTTCTTACCCAGGAGGCGCTCCTGCTAACGTTGCTAGTGCTTTGACTAAATTGGGTACCTCCTCAGCATTTATTGGCTGTGTTGGTCAAGATGAGGCTGGAAAGGAACTGGTTCAACTCTTACAGTCGATTGGAGTTGATGTATCTGGCGTTCAATACACTAAACAAGCTCCTACTAGGCAGGTTTATGTTACTCGTACTGTTGAAGGCGATCGCACTTTTGCGGGTTTTGGCAATCAACCTGCCGATTGCTTTGCCGATGCCTATCTTCAGGGTGATCTGCTGCCCACAGAACTATTTTTAGCAGCAGAATATCTAGTAATTGGCACTTTGGAGCTAGCTTATCCTAACAGTAGAGCTGCTGTATTTCGCGCTCTAGAATTAGCCGAGGAATATCATTTGAAGATTGTTCTCGACGTTAATTGGCGCTCGATGTTTTGGCTCAATGAAGAGGAAGCTTTGCCCTTAATTGAGCAGCTTTGGTCGTATGTGGACTTTCTCAAGCTAGCAGAAGAAGAAGCTAGGTGGTTATTTGAGACTGCCGACGCAGGGGCAATTTTTTATCGTCTTGCGTCTGTCGAAGGTGTTTTAGTCAGCAATGGAGCTGCTCAGGTGAGTTATTGTCTTGCCGAAAACGAGGGTAAGGTTAGTCCCTTTCCCGTACAAGTTCAGGATACTACTGGTGCAGGAGATGCCTTTCTAGCTGGCTTTATTCATCAACTATGTCAACGAGGAATACAAGAGTTATCTAATCCTCAAGTGGCTCAAGATGTGGTTAAATATGCCTGTGCGGTGGGTGGTTTGACGGCAACTAAATCGGGGGCGATCGCTGCTCAACCAAGTCCTGAATTAGTTCAAGCTTTGCTCGAAAAATTTTAG
- a CDS encoding YlqD family protein, producing MDYSNASLLLKRPITVKAIVTAQWKEEVTQQLQKQVAGLDQQMQQLEMQGKRTIEEITRQAGVANPQVQKQTENIQGQVNQKKAEMLEKKNQFLQQLQQIQLLELDQEVVQAQMESFFRLEQGDNLVKKLNVEVVLRDGVVEEIRGEV from the coding sequence ATGGATTATTCCAACGCTAGTCTGCTATTAAAACGTCCCATAACTGTTAAAGCTATTGTCACGGCTCAATGGAAAGAAGAAGTAACTCAGCAATTACAAAAACAGGTTGCTGGGTTGGATCAGCAGATGCAGCAACTAGAAATGCAGGGGAAGAGAACTATTGAAGAAATAACCAGACAAGCAGGTGTTGCTAATCCCCAAGTGCAAAAGCAAACAGAAAACATTCAGGGACAAGTTAACCAAAAAAAAGCCGAGATGCTAGAGAAAAAAAATCAGTTTCTTCAGCAGCTACAGCAGATTCAGCTTTTAGAGTTAGATCAAGAAGTTGTGCAGGCGCAAATGGAAAGTTTCTTTCGTCTGGAACAAGGCGACAATCTGGTTAAAAAGCTAAACGTAGAAGTTGTTTTAAGAGATGGCGTAGTAGAAGAAATTCGGGGTGAAGTTTAA
- a CDS encoding AMP-binding protein, which produces MNTASKAIAFDYINLGSLPEVWRLTADKFGDTIALHDPHAQPEVRISYRDLIRQIEQFASGLQALGIQPQAKIALFADNSPRWFIADQGIMTSGAVDVVRSSGADQQELAYILENSDSTALVVENLKTLTKLSSELGNLPIGLIVLLSDESVSEDTGIKTINYQKLLELGANQPLQPVKQSKDTLATLLYTSGTTGKPKGVMLTHGNLLHQVNYVKTVFQPQPGDLILSILPSWHAYERAAEYFFLAQGATQVYTSIRYFKQDLKQFQPTYMVGVPRLWESLYEGVQKLLSGQSASQQKLVKFFLKQSQRYIMAQRIANDTSLEHFNATTGERAIAKLKAASLYPVHALADKLVYHKIRAGIGNIKAVCSGGGSLAKYLDDFYQTVNIDVFVGYGLTETSPITNARTPHHNVRGSAGRPLPETEIKIVDPQTKEDLPQGERGLVLIRGGQLMQGYYQNPEATAKAIDNQGWFDSGDLGWLTPYGDLVLTGRAKDTIVLSNGENIEPQPIEDACVRSIYIDQIMLVGQDQRALGALIVPNLETLQQWVTDQNLSLKLPELNSSPESVAQSDLYHQAIINLYRNELNREIKNRPGYRADDRIGDFRFVAETFSQENGTMTQTFKVKRPQVMARYQSLIEEMFAD; this is translated from the coding sequence ATGAATACAGCATCTAAGGCGATCGCTTTTGACTATATTAATCTCGGTTCTTTACCTGAAGTTTGGCGATTAACTGCGGATAAGTTTGGCGATACGATTGCCTTACACGATCCCCATGCTCAACCCGAAGTAAGAATTAGTTATCGGGATCTAATCAGGCAGATTGAACAGTTTGCTTCTGGACTACAAGCTTTAGGCATCCAGCCTCAAGCCAAGATCGCCCTGTTTGCTGATAATAGTCCCCGTTGGTTTATTGCCGATCAAGGAATCATGACATCAGGAGCTGTAGATGTCGTGCGCTCTTCAGGGGCGGATCAGCAAGAGTTAGCCTATATTCTCGAAAATAGCGATAGCACGGCTTTAGTAGTTGAGAATCTGAAAACTTTAACCAAACTTAGTTCTGAGTTAGGTAATTTACCGATTGGCTTAATTGTTCTTTTGAGTGACGAATCAGTTTCAGAAGATACGGGGATTAAGACTATAAACTATCAAAAGTTGCTGGAATTGGGAGCAAATCAGCCCCTACAGCCTGTAAAACAGAGTAAAGATACCCTTGCCACCTTGCTTTATACCTCTGGGACAACGGGCAAACCCAAAGGAGTGATGCTGACTCACGGTAATCTGTTGCATCAGGTTAACTACGTCAAAACAGTTTTTCAACCGCAACCAGGAGATCTAATTCTCTCGATTCTTCCTAGCTGGCACGCTTATGAACGAGCAGCGGAATATTTCTTTTTAGCTCAGGGCGCAACCCAAGTCTACACTTCAATCCGCTATTTTAAGCAGGATCTTAAGCAGTTTCAGCCAACCTATATGGTAGGAGTACCTCGTCTCTGGGAATCTCTTTATGAGGGAGTACAAAAGCTATTAAGTGGACAGTCTGCCTCACAGCAAAAGTTAGTTAAGTTTTTTCTCAAACAGTCACAGCGCTATATTATGGCGCAAAGAATTGCTAATGATACGAGTTTAGAACACTTTAATGCCACAACTGGAGAAAGAGCGATCGCCAAGCTCAAAGCAGCCTCTCTCTATCCTGTTCATGCTCTGGCAGATAAACTGGTTTACCATAAAATTCGCGCAGGGATCGGTAACATCAAAGCGGTCTGTAGTGGTGGTGGCTCATTAGCGAAGTATCTTGATGATTTTTATCAAACCGTGAATATCGATGTATTTGTCGGCTATGGGTTAACAGAAACATCTCCCATTACCAATGCCCGTACTCCACACCATAATGTGCGCGGTTCGGCTGGTAGACCTTTGCCCGAAACTGAAATTAAAATTGTCGATCCTCAAACTAAAGAAGATTTACCTCAAGGAGAGCGAGGATTAGTCTTAATTCGCGGTGGTCAGCTTATGCAAGGCTACTATCAAAACCCCGAAGCTACAGCCAAAGCAATTGACAATCAGGGCTGGTTTGACAGCGGAGATTTAGGCTGGTTGACTCCTTATGGTGACTTGGTGTTGACAGGTAGAGCTAAAGATACGATTGTATTAAGCAATGGTGAAAATATTGAACCCCAACCGATTGAGGATGCCTGTGTTCGTAGTATCTACATCGATCAAATTATGCTGGTAGGGCAAGATCAGCGGGCTTTAGGTGCATTAATTGTCCCTAATTTAGAAACTTTACAACAGTGGGTAACAGATCAAAACTTAAGTCTTAAACTACCTGAACTTAATAGTTCCCCAGAATCTGTGGCGCAGAGCGATCTGTATCATCAGGCAATTATTAATCTATATCGCAATGAATTAAATCGTGAAATAAAAAATCGTCCTGGCTATCGCGCTGACGATCGCATTGGTGATTTTCGTTTTGTAGCTGAGACTTTTTCCCAGGAAAATGGTACGATGACCCAAACTTTTAAAGTTAAACGCCCTCAAGTTATGGCTAGATACCAGTCTTTAATTGAGGAAATGTTTGCCGATTAG